A part of Ardenticatenales bacterium genomic DNA contains:
- a CDS encoding OsmC family protein — protein sequence MNASVKWDHGLTFTGTADSNFTVNLGGAKSVGGDDDGLRPMELILIGLIGCTAMDVISILSKMKEPVSDFEVRAQAQRADTHPKVFTHIAIEYVIHGQNVKPQSVERAIELSEKRYCPAQAMLGQVVPIEINYQILP from the coding sequence ATGAACGCATCCGTCAAATGGGACCACGGCCTGACATTCACCGGCACAGCCGACAGCAACTTCACCGTCAATCTAGGCGGCGCAAAAAGCGTCGGCGGCGATGATGATGGCCTGCGCCCCATGGAACTCATCCTCATCGGCCTCATCGGCTGCACGGCGATGGACGTCATCTCCATCCTGAGCAAAATGAAAGAACCTGTGTCCGACTTTGAAGTGCGCGCCCAGGCGCAGCGCGCCGATACCCACCCCAAAGTGTTCACCCACATCGCCATCGAATACGTCATTCACGGCCAAAACGTGAAACCCCAATCCGTGGAACGTGCCATCGAACTATCCGAAAAACGATACTGCCCCGCTCAGGCGATGCTGGGCCAGGTCGTTCCCATCGAAATCAATTACCAGATTCTCCCTTAA